AATCGCTGGCTTTCCGGCGTTCGTTGTATGTGGTGACTGATGTGGTAGCCGGGATGGTATTGACGCACGCGCATGTACGGGCGATTCGTCCTGGCTTTGGTTTGCCGCCGAAGCATCTTGACCAGGTCATCGGGCGTATCGCCAAAACCGCCATCCGGCGCGGTACGCCGTTGTCGTGGGACTTGCTGGGCTAAAAATCGGCGACTACACTGCTATCAGCACCAGCGGTAACAATAAAAAATCCCTATGACGAGCCCCCAGCTCGTCTTCATTTCACAATAATGGAACCGTTATGGCGAATGTGGACCGGCTGATCAACTGGAAGACCGATGCCTGGAAAGATCCGCAGATGGTGGCGTGGTATTCACGCCGTATGGTGGAGAACAGCGGTACCAATCGCCTCAATAATGCGTTGGAAACCAGTCTGATTGCACAATATTGCCTGGGAGAGACGGTACTGGATGTTGGCATTGGCACCGGCCGTGCCTCGCTGCCGTTGGTACGGGAAGGCAAACAGGTCACGGGTGTAGATAGTTCGCAGGCGATGCTGGATGAAACCCGTCGCTTGGCTGACGGATTGCCGATTACGCTGATTCCTGGCGATGTGCTGGATCTGCCGGTTGCGAACCAGAGCTATGACACGTTGTGCGCCTTGAATGTGTTGACACATTTCCCTCACTGGCGCGAAGTGTTGCCGCATTGGGCCAGTAAAGTGAAACCCGGCGGACGGCTGGTGTTCGATGTCTATTCGTTGGATCACCTGCGTGTTGCGACTGGTAAAGCCTTGACTGAAGCGGACATGTTGCCCAGGGAAGGGGACGATTCGTCCATCTCCCGTTTCAATTTGCGGATCGCCGTGGAAGATCTGGTGACGGCGGCAGATCAAATGGGTCTGACCATTGTTGCCGTGGTGCCCTACCGAGGTTTTTTCGGCTCCACCGATACCAATCAGCTGCTGGCACCTTGGTTGGAGGGACAGCAACGCTGGGAGCGATTGTTGTCATGGTTGGCAACCGATCAGCGCATGTTGGATTGTGCCTTGTTCCTGGAAAAACATTTCATTGCACCGTTGACCAGTCAGGTCTCGGGTAAATTGATGCTGGTTCTAGATCATCGACCAGACCCATCTGCCAATGCCCGTTGGCTGGCCCGGAATACCGAAATGAATGCAATATTGGCAAGCGAGCGTCTGTCGTTACCGATGTTGACACCTTATCTACCTGCTTCTGCCGAGCAGATTTGTGATCAATTGGCGCAGCATTTGTTGCCCTTGCGCAATCAGATGTTGCTGTACCGTATTGTCAAACCCATGTTGGCCAACGCCCAGCGCTTCGACCTGGCCAGCCTGTTGCCTGACCCAGTATTCGGCAGGTTTGTCGATTGGTTCCGACGAGAGTTGCTGGATCAGATGGCCAGTCGTGTCGCCGGCCATTGGTCAACTTGTCTTCCTGCCGAGCAGGCCACTCATTATGAAGGTGTGGATGTGGCAGTTGCGACCCAATATGCATTGACCGAACGTTTGTTGACCGAACATCTCGGTCGCTTCAGCGGGGTACGCACATGAAGCAGCAGGCGCTGGTCTATTTCTTGTGGGAAAAGAATATCGATGTATTGCGCCATCACCTGGCGCGCTTTCCCGAGTGCGTGATTCTGGTCTACGGTCCCTATACCGGGGCCCTATCACCTGCCATACAGGAGCTGGCTGGCAGCCGCCTGGTCGACATCGGCCAGTTGCTGACCCAGGCCGATTTACCCGAGCTTCAGCAGGCGCTGGCCCTGTACGAACAGCATGTGGATACCCTGGGTCAGACCGATGCCTGGTTGGGGTTGTGCGAAACCTTATCACTGGCGCCACTTGACGTTGCTGAATCGGTCATCGAATCGGCCCGGGGGCATGGCGCATTGGGCATTCAGTTGCTAGCCGCTTTGAGCAAGGCCCGCCGTCTTTACGATATCCGGCTGTTACTGTTGAATGAAGATGTGACGGCCGCTGGCCGGTTGACTACAGGTTGGGGCCGAGCCCATGGCGTACCCAGCCTATTGGTGCAGCACGGGGTACAGCTATCCACTGCTTATACAGTCCATGGCGATTTGTTTGCCGATGCTGCCGCAGTGTTTGGTGGTCGTGGCACTGAAGCTTACCTGGACGTAGGGGTAGCGCCTGAACGATTGTTCATTACCGGCAATCCTGCGTGGGATCGTTATCCAGACTGGATTGCCCAGCGTGAGACATTGCGTGCCGATTTATGCGCACGACACAGCCGTGACGCTGCCCAGCCCATTATTTTGTTCGGTACCACGTGGGCGGCCAACCTGACTGCGTTGGGGGACGAACAGATCTATGGCGATACCTTGCGTGATTTCATGCGGGCTTTGCCGCCATTGTTGGCAGCCGGTTTATCGCCGCAGTTCGTGATCAAGGATCGTGCCGCCAACGCGCACTTTGGTACTGAACGTTACCAGCAGATTGCGGTCGAGGAGGGCATCGATCCAGCTTTGTTTACCTATGCCACTGCTGACACCGAAGCCTGGGTGGTCGCCAGCGATGTGGTGATCTCAGTCGATTCCAATCTCAGCATTGAAGCGATGATGGCAGGTACGCCAACCATCAACTTGATGAATGAAACCGGCATGCTGTTAGGCCCCAGCTTTGATGCCGATGCCGGTGTGCTGGAAGTGGAAGCGGATGAGTTGGCAGGTACGCTGGCCAACTTATTGACTGATGGCGGTTTCCGTTTCACCTTGCGTCAGCAAATGGCTGCCCGGTTACCCCATTACAACCATCGCAGCGAACAGACTGCCGCTGAGCGGGTATCAGAGCTGGTGGCGCGCCTGGGGCAATTCCATGCGACCGAACAGCACTACGTATGGCAGCAATACCTGGAAGTGGAAGATATTGATGCCACCGGTTACCACGAGGGTGCACGGGGTGATCTGGTGGCCATGTTCACCAATACACCACGCCTGGTGCTCGATATCGGTTGTGCTGCGGGCGGTACCGGCCGGGTGCTGAAGCAGCTGTATCCGGATGCGCAGGTGTGGGGTATCGAAACCAACCGGGCGGCGGCGGAGGTGGCAGCCACCCGGCTGGACAGGGTGCTGGTCGGCAAGTTCGAGGAATTCGACCTGGAGCGCGAAGGCATCACAAAGGGCAGCCTGGATGGCGTGATTGTGGCTGACGTGCTGGAACATATGTACAACCCGTGGAAGGTGATGGAGACCCTGCGGCCATACCTGTCACCACGGGCTCAGGTCATCGCCAGTATCCCCAATGTCCGTAATCTGGCGTTGATGAACGACCTGGCCAATGGCCATTGGAAGTATGAAGCGTTGGGTTTGCTGGACATTACCCACATCCGCTTCTTTACCTATAAGGAAGTGGAACGTTTCTTCCGTGAGACCGGATACCGGGTGGTGCGCACCACCTATGGCATCGATACCCGCCTGAAGGATGTCTTCGAGCAGCATCGGGATCATTGTCCGACCAACCTCGACACGGGCAAGATGTTGTTGCGTGATGTGAGCCAGGAAGAACTGTATGAATTGTGCAGCCTGCAATTCTATGTG
The sequence above is drawn from the Chitinivorax sp. B genome and encodes:
- a CDS encoding class I SAM-dependent methyltransferase; this translates as MANVDRLINWKTDAWKDPQMVAWYSRRMVENSGTNRLNNALETSLIAQYCLGETVLDVGIGTGRASLPLVREGKQVTGVDSSQAMLDETRRLADGLPITLIPGDVLDLPVANQSYDTLCALNVLTHFPHWREVLPHWASKVKPGGRLVFDVYSLDHLRVATGKALTEADMLPREGDDSSISRFNLRIAVEDLVTAADQMGLTIVAVVPYRGFFGSTDTNQLLAPWLEGQQRWERLLSWLATDQRMLDCALFLEKHFIAPLTSQVSGKLMLVLDHRPDPSANARWLARNTEMNAILASERLSLPMLTPYLPASAEQICDQLAQHLLPLRNQMLLYRIVKPMLANAQRFDLASLLPDPVFGRFVDWFRRELLDQMASRVAGHWSTCLPAEQATHYEGVDVAVATQYALTERLLTEHLGRFSGVRT